The Kordia sp. SMS9 genome window below encodes:
- a CDS encoding helicase C-terminal domain-containing protein produces the protein MIGQVIYLNRGKDFFPYIKEYLEVVLGFKKDRPLKSNSRKKVDEVEFITGGISEAKKEKIKQAFNEGVCKVIIGTSTIREGINLQKKATDLYNLYPDWNPTDLRQVEGRIWRQKNENAFVRVTMPLMENSMDIFVFQKLEEKTARINDIWNKSDRGNVLDEESLNPNEIKYALITDTKVLLRFELKEMAYDLQSKISFLNKRIADVKTYDDLKEKYALQKERVQKDIQLALNNLQDFEVHATTVRTVYFYQLVDINIEDLPQAAQKKVKRLQELQEQLISLTNNFDATLLIQTLPKYYRLLNFYGYPTYFNDFKETASKLGKIERVFTSKGYEKNMKTADILEKFQQELQATEKEYEELSTKEFQDKLEAKIIEEKQKLSVVGADLETRVKEFESLNHLLSYKFNEVKQNTCAIPDKENPKLAAKVKRIKIAKAKAIAIQLKRKRAA, from the coding sequence ATGATAGGACAAGTGATTTATCTAAATCGTGGAAAAGATTTTTTCCCCTATATCAAAGAATATTTAGAAGTGGTTTTGGGTTTTAAAAAAGACAGACCTTTAAAAAGCAATTCGAGAAAAAAAGTAGATGAAGTAGAATTCATCACTGGCGGTATATCTGAAGCTAAAAAAGAAAAAATAAAACAAGCTTTTAATGAGGGCGTTTGCAAAGTAATTATTGGAACAAGCACCATAAGAGAGGGAATCAATCTACAAAAAAAAGCGACAGATTTATACAACCTATATCCCGATTGGAATCCTACGGACTTGCGTCAAGTTGAGGGGCGTATTTGGCGACAAAAAAATGAAAATGCATTTGTCAGAGTCACCATGCCACTGATGGAGAATAGCATGGATATATTTGTTTTTCAAAAACTAGAGGAGAAAACCGCGCGTATCAATGATATTTGGAACAAATCTGATCGCGGAAACGTTTTGGATGAAGAAAGTTTAAATCCCAATGAAATCAAATATGCGCTTATCACTGATACAAAGGTACTTTTGCGATTTGAACTCAAAGAAATGGCTTATGATTTGCAATCGAAAATTAGTTTTTTAAATAAGCGAATTGCAGATGTCAAGACGTATGACGATTTAAAAGAAAAATATGCACTTCAAAAAGAAAGAGTCCAAAAAGACATTCAATTAGCACTTAATAACCTGCAAGATTTTGAGGTACATGCCACCACGGTTCGTACAGTATATTTTTATCAACTAGTTGATATCAACATAGAAGATTTACCGCAAGCTGCACAGAAAAAGGTGAAACGTCTGCAAGAATTACAAGAGCAGCTTATCAGTCTCACCAATAATTTTGATGCTACGCTGCTTATTCAAACACTTCCAAAATATTATAGGCTACTTAATTTTTATGGCTACCCAACCTATTTTAATGACTTTAAAGAAACCGCTTCGAAACTTGGTAAAATTGAAAGAGTGTTTACCTCAAAAGGGTATGAGAAAAACATGAAAACGGCTGATATATTAGAGAAGTTTCAACAAGAATTGCAAGCAACTGAAAAAGAATATGAAGAACTCTCCACAAAGGAGTTTCAAGACAAGCTAGAAGCGAAAATCATTGAAGAAAAACAAAAGCTTTCCGTAGTTGGTGCTGATCTTGAAACTAGAGTAAAGGAATTTGAATCCCTTAATCATTTACTCAGCTATAAATTCAACGAAGTAAAGCAAAACACCTGTGCTATTCCTGATAAAGAAAATCCAAAATTAGCAGCGAAAGTAAAACGAATAAAAATTGCTAAAGCTAAAGCAATCGCCATACAATTAAAACGAAAAAGAGCAGCATAA